The Pseudobacteroides sp. genome has a window encoding:
- the rapZ gene encoding RNase adapter RapZ → MRFVIVTGLSGAGKSQVVKHLEDLGFFCVDNLPPSLIPKFAEVCFQSRSKMDKIALVIDIRGGELFKDIFPGLSEIKAAGFNCEILFLEASDDVLIKRFKESRRNHPLAPEGRLNKAISEERKILQEIKKNANHIIDTSNLTTRQLKEEIARIFVEGKHFEGLIISIISFGFKYGMPMDCDLVFDVRFIPNPYYISSLKKLTGKHEDVKAYVLKSKETEVFINKLSDMLEFLIPNYIKEGKSQLVIGIGCTGGKHRSVAIADDIFRILVEKQHRVVIEHRDIEKDNKALAK, encoded by the coding sequence ATGAGGTTCGTCATAGTTACAGGATTATCTGGTGCAGGGAAAAGTCAGGTAGTAAAGCACTTGGAGGATTTAGGTTTTTTTTGTGTTGATAATTTGCCTCCGTCTCTGATTCCTAAATTTGCTGAAGTTTGCTTTCAAAGCAGGAGCAAAATGGATAAAATAGCACTTGTCATAGATATACGTGGAGGGGAGCTTTTTAAAGACATATTCCCGGGTTTATCGGAAATCAAAGCTGCTGGCTTCAACTGTGAAATACTTTTCCTGGAGGCATCGGACGATGTTCTTATAAAAAGGTTTAAGGAAAGCAGAAGGAATCATCCTTTAGCACCTGAGGGAAGGCTTAATAAAGCAATTAGTGAGGAAAGAAAAATTCTACAGGAAATTAAAAAAAATGCGAATCATATAATAGATACCTCCAACCTTACAACAAGGCAGCTTAAGGAGGAGATAGCCCGTATATTTGTTGAAGGCAAGCATTTTGAAGGGTTGATTATAAGCATCATTTCCTTTGGATTCAAATATGGAATGCCCATGGACTGTGATTTGGTTTTTGATGTAAGGTTTATACCTAATCCATATTATATCAGCTCATTAAAAAAGCTGACCGGGAAGCATGAAGATGTTAAGGCCTATGTTTTGAAATCAAAAGAGACAGAGGTTTTTATAAATAAGCTGAGCGATATGCTTGAGTTTTTGATACCCAATTACATTAAAGAGGGCAAATCCCAATTGGTAATAGGTATAGGATGTACCGGAGGAAAGCACAGGTCGGTTGCAATTGCTGATGATATTTTCAGGATACTTGTTGAGAAGCAGCATAGAGTAGTAATAGAGCACAGGGATATTGAAAAGGATAACAAAGCATTAGCTAAGTAA
- the murB gene encoding UDP-N-acetylmuramate dehydrogenase: MLDIKHVTELIAKVVGEENVKNFEPMSKHTSFKIGGPADIIVSPVTTQQIQRIIGISKSEKIPIFIMGNGSNLIVREKGIRGITVKLFDNFGGCDIEGCTLRAQAGILLSRLSQIALQNGLTGLEFASGIPGTLGGAIAMNAGAYGGEMKDVVIKTEYIDKNGDIKSLEGDMHCFGYRTSFIQKEEGIVLSSELKLRAGDKNEIKALMDDLCKRRNDKQPLKMPSAGSVFKRPEGYFAGKLIEDCGLRGYSIGGAEVSNMHCGFIVNKGNASAGDVIELIEFIKNTVKEKFGVDLQTEVKIIGEE, from the coding sequence ATGTTGGATATAAAACATGTAACAGAGCTTATTGCTAAAGTTGTCGGCGAGGAGAATGTTAAAAATTTTGAGCCCATGTCAAAGCATACATCATTTAAAATCGGAGGGCCTGCAGATATTATTGTTTCTCCGGTCACAACCCAGCAAATACAAAGAATAATTGGCATATCGAAATCTGAAAAAATTCCGATATTTATAATGGGGAATGGTTCAAACCTGATAGTAAGAGAAAAGGGTATACGAGGAATAACAGTTAAGCTCTTTGATAATTTTGGCGGATGTGATATAGAAGGATGTACTTTGAGGGCACAAGCCGGTATACTGCTTTCAAGACTTTCTCAAATTGCGTTGCAAAATGGATTGACAGGGCTGGAGTTTGCTTCGGGGATTCCAGGTACATTAGGAGGAGCAATTGCTATGAACGCCGGTGCATATGGCGGGGAAATGAAAGATGTGGTTATAAAGACCGAGTACATTGACAAGAATGGTGACATTAAGTCACTAGAGGGAGATATGCATTGTTTCGGCTATAGAACAAGCTTTATTCAAAAGGAAGAGGGTATAGTTCTAAGCAGCGAATTAAAGCTGAGAGCTGGAGATAAAAATGAAATAAAAGCCCTGATGGATGACCTTTGCAAAAGAAGGAATGATAAGCAGCCTTTAAAAATGCCTAGTGCCGGAAGTGTCTTCAAAAGACCGGAGGGTTATTTTGCAGGGAAGCTTATTGAGGATTGCGGGCTTAGGGGATACAGCATAGGTGGTGCTGAGGTATCAAATATGCACTGTGGATTTATTGTGAATAAAGGTAATGCTTCTGCAGGAGATGTTATTGAACTTATAGAATTTATTAAAAATACAGTTAAAGAAAAATTTGGTGTTGATCTTCAAACAGAGGTAAAAATCATAGGGGAAGAGTAA
- a CDS encoding phosphatase, whose translation MRIVVDSHTHTISSGHAYSTIQEIAREAAGRGIEVVAITDHGPSMIGAPCPVHFGNLRVVPEDIYGVRILKGIEANIIKFDGTIDLQENYLRRLDFVMASFHDLCIEPGSVEENTQAMISAIKNPLVDAIAHPGNPQFQVDIDMVVDAAKEFGKVLEINNHSFTVRTGSEKNCMEFAVKCKEKGVRVVCGSDAHISFDVGNFQRVKELFSKVNMPEELILSTSKDAFLKHIEGKRK comes from the coding sequence TTGAGAATTGTAGTAGACTCGCATACTCATACTATTTCAAGCGGACATGCATACAGCACCATTCAGGAAATTGCACGGGAGGCTGCAGGGCGGGGGATTGAGGTGGTTGCAATTACTGATCATGGCCCCTCTATGATAGGTGCACCCTGTCCAGTACATTTTGGAAATCTGAGGGTTGTTCCTGAAGATATATATGGAGTAAGGATTTTAAAAGGTATAGAGGCAAATATAATAAAGTTTGACGGGACAATTGATTTGCAGGAAAACTATTTAAGAAGACTTGATTTTGTTATGGCCAGCTTTCATGACCTGTGCATAGAGCCTGGGAGTGTAGAGGAGAATACACAGGCTATGATAAGTGCAATAAAGAATCCTCTTGTTGATGCCATAGCACACCCTGGAAATCCACAGTTTCAGGTTGATATAGACATGGTTGTGGATGCTGCCAAGGAATTTGGCAAGGTACTTGAAATAAATAACCACTCCTTTACAGTAAGAACTGGAAGTGAGAAAAACTGCATGGAATTTGCGGTTAAATGTAAAGAAAAGGGTGTCAGAGTTGTTTGCGGCAGTGATGCTCATATAAGCTTTGATGTGGGTAATTTTCAAAGAGTTAAAGAGTTGTTTAGTAAGGTTAATATGCCGGAAGAACTGATTTTAAGCACCTCAAAGGATGCTTTTTTAAAGCATATAGAAGGTAAAAGAAAATAA
- the hprK gene encoding HPr(Ser) kinase/phosphatase → MDEKVFSVTLKEIMEEFQLEPVLEYDNLEDILVVASDVNRPGLQMTGYFEHFDSDRIQVVGNVEFAFLKGLSTEERYKRLDALFKHRFPCLVVARNLKVFPEMVDVSKKYEVPILISADTTSSFMSGLISYLNVQLAPRTTKHGVLVEVYGEGILILGESGVGKSETALELVKRGHRLVADDVVEVRRVSEKTLVGQAPDIIRHFIEIRGIGILDVKNLYGVGSIKVTENIRLLIQLELWDEKKQYDRLGLDDKYTEILGIEVPSLTIPVRPGRNLAIIVEVAAMNNRQKKMGYNAAKALNEKVLGEMNKNLEGNE, encoded by the coding sequence ATGGACGAGAAAGTATTTTCAGTAACCTTAAAAGAAATTATGGAAGAATTTCAATTGGAACCGGTACTTGAATATGATAATCTCGAAGATATACTGGTTGTAGCTTCGGATGTAAACAGACCGGGTTTGCAGATGACAGGGTACTTTGAACACTTCGACAGTGATAGGATTCAGGTTGTGGGCAACGTTGAATTTGCGTTTTTAAAGGGCCTTTCTACAGAGGAGAGATACAAAAGGCTGGATGCCTTATTTAAGCACAGGTTTCCATGCCTTGTAGTTGCACGGAATCTCAAAGTATTTCCTGAAATGGTTGATGTCTCGAAAAAGTATGAAGTGCCCATATTGATTTCTGCCGATACCACTTCAAGCTTTATGAGCGGACTTATAAGCTATCTCAATGTTCAGCTTGCACCAAGAACCACAAAACATGGCGTTTTGGTAGAAGTTTATGGTGAGGGGATTCTGATCTTAGGTGAAAGCGGTGTCGGAAAAAGCGAGACTGCATTGGAGCTTGTAAAAAGAGGACACAGACTGGTTGCAGATGATGTTGTTGAGGTGAGAAGGGTCTCGGAAAAGACTCTTGTAGGTCAGGCTCCTGACATCATACGTCACTTTATTGAGATTAGGGGCATTGGAATACTGGATGTAAAGAACCTCTACGGTGTCGGATCCATAAAGGTAACTGAAAATATTAGGCTTCTTATACAGCTTGAGCTTTGGGATGAAAAGAAGCAGTACGACAGACTGGGCCTTGATGATAAATATACAGAAATTTTAGGAATAGAGGTTCCTTCATTGACAATACCTGTAAGACCAGGCAGAAACCTTGCTATTATTGTAGAGGTAGCTGCGATGAACAACAGACAAAAGAAAATGGGTTATAACGCAGCAAAGGCCTTAAATGAGAAGGTTTTAGGTGAAATGAACAAAAACCTCGAAGGTAATGAATAA
- a CDS encoding sodium-translocating pyrophosphatase, with product MNFKFTKMAKASLVSLISLMIAIFLPCMAIASEADLVTPEFTSGQNNLLYAGFVVCFLGLLFGVYQFARVKNLKAHKSMLDVAGTIYETCKTYLTQQGKFLAILFVFIGACIAFYFGILEGMGVGKVAFILGWTVVGILGSYGVAWYGIRMNTLANSRMAFSALERKPLKLLNIPLDAGMSIGVVLICVELLMMLIILCFVPNELAGASFIGFAVGESLGASALRIAGGIFTKIADIGSDLMKIVFKIKEDDPRNPGVIADCTGDNAGDSVGPTADGFETYGVTGVALISFILLAVGFAFPDKKEIIQGSLLVWIFVMRILMVITSVISFFINKAISSALYSKKDDFDFEQPLTNLVWITSILSIIVTFVVSYLMIGPGTEVAGITANSGKLWWVLSIIISCGTLGAALIPEFTKIFTSPKSAHVQETVTSSREGGASLNILAGLIAGNFSAFWKGMVFFGLMFLAYFVSNQGLADIMIYPSIFAFGLVAFGFLGMGPVTIAVDSYGPVTDNAQSIYELSLIESIPNVDKQIEKDFGFKPDFDKAKYYLEANDGAGNTFKATAKPVLIGTAVVGATTMIFSLILVIKSALGVEPETILNILNPFTILGFLCGGAVIFWFTGASTQAVSTGAYRAVEYIKKNIKLDDKASQSAATEKSKEVVKICTQYAQKGMFNIFIAIFSFALAFAFISAPQGGDNKPVAFFVAYLISIAVFGLFQAIFMANAGGCWDNAKKVVEVDLKEKGTELHDATVVGDTVGDPFKDTSSVALNPIIKFTTLFGLLAMEIAISDHFRDYAPKVGIVFLLIALVFVWRSFYGMRITAKKK from the coding sequence ATGAATTTTAAGTTCACGAAGATGGCAAAGGCGTCATTGGTAAGCTTAATCAGCTTGATGATTGCCATTTTTTTGCCCTGTATGGCTATTGCGAGTGAAGCAGATTTAGTTACGCCCGAGTTTACAAGCGGTCAGAATAACTTGTTATACGCCGGTTTTGTTGTTTGCTTTCTCGGTTTGTTGTTCGGAGTATATCAGTTTGCTAGGGTAAAAAATCTTAAGGCTCATAAGTCAATGCTTGATGTAGCAGGCACAATTTATGAAACATGTAAGACCTATTTAACACAGCAGGGTAAGTTTCTTGCTATACTCTTTGTATTCATAGGTGCATGTATTGCCTTCTATTTTGGGATTCTTGAAGGAATGGGTGTAGGAAAAGTTGCATTCATACTTGGATGGACTGTAGTTGGTATATTGGGTTCTTATGGTGTTGCCTGGTATGGTATACGTATGAATACTCTGGCAAACAGTAGAATGGCATTTTCCGCCCTTGAAAGAAAACCTTTAAAGCTCTTGAACATACCTCTTGATGCAGGAATGAGTATCGGAGTTGTGCTTATCTGCGTAGAGCTTCTAATGATGCTTATTATATTGTGTTTTGTTCCTAATGAACTTGCAGGTGCAAGCTTTATCGGATTTGCGGTAGGTGAATCATTAGGTGCATCAGCTCTTCGTATCGCTGGTGGTATCTTTACAAAGATAGCAGACATCGGTTCCGACCTTATGAAAATTGTATTTAAGATAAAAGAAGATGATCCCCGTAATCCTGGTGTTATAGCTGACTGTACAGGTGATAACGCGGGTGACAGCGTTGGTCCTACAGCTGACGGTTTCGAAACCTATGGTGTAACAGGGGTTGCTTTGATCTCATTTATACTCCTTGCCGTTGGTTTTGCATTCCCTGATAAAAAAGAAATTATCCAAGGCAGTCTTCTTGTTTGGATATTCGTAATGCGTATATTGATGGTTATTACATCGGTTATTTCCTTCTTTATAAACAAAGCGATTAGCTCTGCTTTATATTCTAAAAAAGACGATTTCGATTTTGAACAGCCGCTTACAAACCTTGTTTGGATAACATCAATACTATCAATAATTGTAACTTTCGTAGTAAGCTACCTGATGATCGGTCCCGGTACTGAAGTTGCAGGTATTACTGCAAATTCAGGCAAGCTATGGTGGGTTCTTTCCATCATCATAAGCTGCGGTACTTTGGGAGCTGCTCTTATACCTGAATTCACAAAGATATTTACAAGCCCCAAATCAGCTCACGTTCAGGAAACTGTTACATCTTCAAGAGAAGGTGGAGCTTCCTTGAATATTCTTGCAGGGCTTATTGCAGGTAACTTCAGTGCTTTCTGGAAGGGTATGGTATTCTTTGGCCTTATGTTCTTGGCTTACTTTGTTAGTAATCAAGGATTAGCGGATATAATGATATATCCTTCTATCTTCGCTTTCGGTCTTGTTGCATTCGGGTTCCTCGGGATGGGACCTGTTACTATAGCTGTTGACAGCTATGGACCAGTTACTGACAATGCTCAGTCAATCTATGAGCTTTCACTTATTGAGTCAATACCTAATGTTGATAAGCAGATCGAAAAGGATTTCGGATTCAAGCCTGACTTTGACAAGGCAAAATATTACCTTGAAGCAAATGACGGTGCAGGTAATACATTTAAAGCAACTGCAAAGCCGGTTCTTATCGGTACTGCTGTTGTTGGTGCTACAACAATGATATTCTCGCTGATACTTGTTATCAAGAGTGCATTGGGTGTTGAGCCTGAGACTATATTAAACATATTAAACCCATTCACCATATTAGGCTTCCTCTGCGGTGGAGCTGTAATCTTCTGGTTTACAGGTGCGTCAACTCAGGCGGTTTCAACTGGAGCATACAGAGCTGTTGAGTATATCAAAAAGAATATAAAGCTTGACGATAAAGCCAGCCAGTCTGCTGCTACTGAAAAATCAAAGGAAGTTGTTAAGATCTGTACACAGTATGCTCAAAAGGGTATGTTCAATATATTTATTGCAATATTCTCTTTCGCACTTGCTTTTGCATTTATTTCCGCTCCACAAGGCGGTGACAACAAACCGGTAGCATTCTTCGTTGCTTACTTAATATCAATAGCTGTATTCGGTTTGTTCCAGGCAATATTTATGGCTAATGCAGGCGGATGTTGGGACAATGCAAAGAAGGTTGTTGAGGTTGACCTGAAAGAAAAAGGAACTGAGCTTCATGATGCTACAGTTGTTGGGGATACAGTAGGTGACCCATTTAAGGATACATCATCAGTTGCTTTGAACCCAATAATCAAGTTTACAACTCTGTTTGGACTCTTAGCTATGGAAATTGCAATATCGGATCATTTCAGAGACTATGCTCCAAAGGTTGGTATTGTATTCCTATTAATTGCTCTTGTCTTTGTATGGCGTTCATTCTATGGAATGAGAATTACTGCAAAGAAAAAATAA
- a CDS encoding glutamine--tRNA ligase/YqeY domain fusion protein: MSDNDAIAYSNFIQDIITDDLNTNKNGGRVVTRFPPEPNGYLHIGHAKSICLNFGLSIQNKGKCNLRFDDTNPVKEDVEYVDSIQRDVKWLGFDWDDRMYYASDYFESIYKYAIELIKLGKAYVCDLTAEQIREYRGTLTEPGKNSPYRNRSVEENLELFEKMKNGEFEDGSRVLRAKIDMSSPNLNMRDPVMYRILHANHHRSGDKWCIYPMYDFAHPISDALEGITHSICTLEFEDHRPLYDWFLETLNFKDRPRQIEFARLNLTYTVMSKRKLLELVKNSYVLGWDDPRMPTISGMRRRGYTPEAIRDFCERIGVAKTSSTVDVALLEHCIREDLNTKAKRVMAVLRPIKVVLENYPDDQVEWFDAENNPEDTNAGTRKVPFSKVVYIDRDDFMEDPPKKYFRLFPGSEVRLKHAYFITCKSVVKDEKTGEITELICTYDPESKGGNSPDGRKVKGTIQWVSAKHAIDAEVRLYDQLFASSNPDESESGDYKENLNPNSLEVLYNCKLEPGLKDSKPEDRYQFIRTGYFCIDSMDSKEDKLVFNRIVALKDSWAKVQKNL; encoded by the coding sequence ATGAGTGATAATGATGCAATAGCTTATTCAAATTTCATTCAGGATATTATTACTGATGATTTAAACACAAACAAAAACGGCGGCAGGGTGGTTACAAGGTTTCCGCCCGAGCCCAACGGTTACTTGCATATAGGCCATGCAAAGTCAATATGCTTAAATTTCGGACTTTCAATACAGAATAAAGGAAAATGTAACTTAAGGTTTGATGATACCAATCCCGTCAAAGAGGATGTGGAATATGTTGATTCCATTCAAAGAGACGTTAAGTGGCTGGGCTTTGATTGGGACGACAGAATGTATTATGCTTCGGATTATTTCGAAAGTATTTATAAGTATGCCATAGAACTTATAAAGCTTGGCAAAGCCTATGTCTGTGACCTTACTGCAGAGCAGATCAGAGAATATAGGGGTACCCTCACTGAACCGGGTAAGAACAGTCCTTACAGAAATCGTTCTGTTGAAGAGAACCTGGAATTATTCGAAAAGATGAAAAACGGGGAGTTTGAAGATGGAAGCCGTGTGCTAAGAGCTAAAATAGATATGTCTTCGCCAAATTTAAATATGAGAGATCCTGTTATGTATAGGATACTTCATGCAAATCACCACAGATCCGGTGACAAGTGGTGTATTTATCCCATGTATGACTTTGCACATCCAATATCCGATGCTCTAGAAGGTATAACTCATTCAATTTGTACGCTAGAGTTTGAAGATCATCGCCCGTTATATGATTGGTTCTTGGAAACACTTAATTTTAAGGATAGGCCAAGGCAGATAGAGTTTGCCCGCTTGAACCTTACTTATACTGTTATGAGCAAAAGAAAGCTTTTGGAATTAGTTAAAAACTCATATGTTTTAGGTTGGGATGATCCTAGAATGCCGACAATATCCGGTATGAGGAGACGTGGATACACACCTGAGGCAATAAGAGATTTTTGTGAGCGTATAGGGGTGGCAAAAACATCAAGCACAGTTGATGTTGCTCTTTTAGAGCACTGTATAAGAGAAGACCTGAATACCAAAGCCAAAAGAGTGATGGCTGTGTTAAGACCCATCAAGGTTGTATTGGAAAATTATCCTGACGACCAGGTAGAGTGGTTTGATGCAGAGAATAATCCTGAGGATACTAATGCAGGAACCAGGAAGGTTCCATTCTCCAAGGTTGTTTATATTGATAGGGATGACTTTATGGAAGATCCCCCAAAAAAATACTTCAGGTTGTTTCCAGGATCTGAGGTAAGGCTTAAGCATGCATATTTCATAACATGCAAAAGCGTTGTGAAGGATGAAAAAACTGGAGAAATAACAGAGCTTATCTGTACCTATGATCCAGAATCAAAGGGAGGTAACTCGCCAGACGGAAGAAAAGTAAAGGGAACCATTCAATGGGTTTCTGCCAAACATGCCATTGACGCCGAAGTAAGGCTTTATGATCAGCTCTTTGCAAGTTCCAATCCTGACGAAAGTGAGAGCGGAGATTATAAAGAAAACCTTAATCCTAACTCATTGGAGGTTTTATACAATTGTAAGTTAGAGCCAGGACTTAAAGATTCCAAGCCTGAAGACAGGTACCAATTTATACGAACAGGATATTTCTGTATAGATTCAATGGATTCAAAGGAAGATAAGCTGGTATTTAATAGAATAGTTGCACTTAAAGATTCATGGGCAAAGGTACAGAAAAACCTGTAG
- a CDS encoding PspC domain-containing protein, translating to MVKKLCCSRNNKVISGVCGGIAEYFSTDPTIVRLVWGATFFLGGTGFIAYIVAAVIMPKSDYDSGSQSNHSTHVNEFSCPGQSESDKDFTVKTGRNEFDDGYYTRNKPDKNIFGIILILLGAFFLLKEYIRIDDKLVVPLMLIVVGMVFIFRSRRRF from the coding sequence ATGGTAAAAAAACTGTGCTGTTCTAGAAATAATAAAGTAATTTCCGGAGTTTGCGGTGGTATTGCGGAATATTTTTCAACAGACCCTACAATTGTAAGGCTTGTATGGGGGGCAACATTTTTCCTGGGAGGAACAGGATTTATAGCCTATATTGTGGCTGCAGTCATAATGCCTAAAAGCGACTATGACAGCGGCAGTCAATCTAATCACAGCACCCATGTCAATGAATTCAGTTGCCCCGGACAAAGTGAGTCTGATAAAGACTTTACTGTTAAAACAGGACGGAACGAGTTTGATGACGGCTATTACACAAGGAACAAACCTGATAAAAATATTTTTGGAATAATACTGATTCTATTGGGAGCATTCTTTTTATTAAAGGAGTATATAAGGATAGATGATAAATTAGTGGTTCCTCTTATGTTGATAGTAGTCGGGATGGTGTTCATATTTAGGAGCAGGAGGAGATTTTGA
- a CDS encoding peptidylprolyl isomerase: protein MIKKALIVSLLLTSVFTGCSSDKISNDSDNSAGQPSAISSPADPSPSAASPSSAASKLEINKPSKIDQFSAPEKNETIAIMKTNMGDIKIKFFYEVAPKAVENFLTHAKNKYYDGLKFHRVIKDFMIQGGDPMGNGTGGESIWNKPFEDEFSDKVHNYRGALSMANSGPNTNGSQFFIVQLNKVDDNSVQFMQQNNVSEEVINQYKKVGGTPWLDNRHTVFGQIFEGMDVVDKIANVRVVKESQPMEEVIINSIEVTTYK, encoded by the coding sequence ATGATTAAAAAGGCATTAATTGTAAGTTTATTATTAACCTCAGTTTTTACGGGATGCAGTTCCGATAAGATTTCAAACGACTCAGATAATAGTGCTGGACAGCCATCTGCTATTTCTTCACCGGCAGATCCTAGTCCCTCTGCAGCGTCACCATCTTCAGCTGCAAGTAAGCTGGAAATAAATAAGCCCTCAAAAATTGATCAGTTCAGTGCACCTGAAAAAAACGAAACAATTGCTATTATGAAAACAAATATGGGTGATATAAAGATTAAGTTTTTCTATGAGGTGGCACCAAAAGCTGTAGAAAACTTTTTAACACATGCCAAGAACAAATATTACGATGGGTTAAAGTTCCACAGGGTTATCAAGGACTTTATGATTCAGGGCGGGGACCCTATGGGCAACGGAACAGGAGGGGAGAGCATCTGGAACAAGCCATTTGAGGACGAGTTCAGCGATAAGGTTCATAATTACAGGGGTGCACTTTCCATGGCTAACAGCGGACCCAATACAAACGGAAGTCAGTTCTTTATAGTACAACTGAACAAAGTAGATGACAACTCCGTTCAGTTTATGCAACAAAATAACGTTTCTGAGGAAGTTATAAACCAGTATAAAAAGGTAGGCGGTACCCCATGGTTGGATAACAGACATACAGTTTTTGGCCAGATATTCGAAGGTATGGATGTGGTTGACAAAATTGCAAATGTTAGAGTGGTTAAAGAGTCCCAGCCTATGGAGGAGGTTATAATCAACTCCATCGAGGTTACAACTTATAAATAA
- the pyk gene encoding pyruvate kinase, whose protein sequence is MRRTKIICTLGPSVDSKDMLRQLMKTGMNVGRMNFSHGTHEDHKKRINLFKEVRDELGMSVALLLDMKGPKIRIGTFEKGEVTLQEGDSFVLVNKDIIGDNTKVSIDYKDLYKDVFKGGRILINDGLVELEIKEVTGKDIHCAVVNGGVISNRKGVNVPEVEIRLPAFTQKDIEDIKFGIENDVDFVAASFVRKASDVVEIKKLLEKYGGQDINVIAKIENRQGIKNIDDIIKVSDGIMVARGDMGVEIPVEEVPIVQKSIIEKCYRTGKPVITATQMLDSMIRNPIPTRAEASDIANAIYDGTSAIMLSGETASGKYPIEALEVMCKIAEKAENSMNYWKRFSSMNYTMASSTTNAISHATCTTAMDLNASAIITVTHSGRTARMISRFRPACPIIATTVYPKVQRQLALSWGVIPFLVPEVSTTDEMFDVGVEKAIESGKVQNGDLVIITAGIPVGVSGTTNLLKVHIVGRVLVKGTGINMGQTTGELCVVRAIEEAEKTFTDGNIIVAPYTNNEMLPLLKRASGIIVEEGGEGSHAATIGLTLEIPVVVGAENATKILKSGSVVTIDSSKGIVFYGSPQ, encoded by the coding sequence ATGAGAAGAACAAAGATTATATGTACTCTAGGTCCATCTGTTGACAGTAAGGATATGCTTCGTCAGCTTATGAAAACCGGCATGAATGTTGGACGAATGAACTTTTCCCACGGAACCCATGAAGATCATAAAAAAAGAATCAATTTGTTTAAAGAGGTCAGGGATGAGTTAGGAATGTCTGTCGCACTCTTACTTGATATGAAGGGTCCGAAAATAAGAATAGGAACCTTCGAAAAGGGTGAAGTTACACTGCAGGAAGGTGACAGTTTTGTTCTGGTAAATAAAGACATAATTGGAGATAACACTAAAGTCTCCATTGACTACAAGGACTTATACAAGGATGTTTTCAAAGGCGGAAGGATCCTTATAAATGACGGGCTTGTAGAACTCGAAATAAAAGAAGTAACGGGCAAGGACATTCATTGTGCCGTTGTAAACGGTGGTGTTATAAGCAACAGAAAAGGAGTTAATGTACCCGAGGTTGAAATCCGGCTTCCAGCTTTTACCCAAAAGGATATTGAAGACATAAAGTTTGGAATAGAAAATGATGTAGATTTTGTTGCTGCATCATTTGTCAGAAAAGCATCGGATGTCGTGGAGATTAAAAAGCTTCTTGAAAAATACGGAGGCCAGGATATCAACGTTATAGCCAAGATTGAAAACCGCCAAGGTATAAAAAATATTGACGATATCATAAAAGTGTCTGACGGCATAATGGTAGCCAGAGGAGATATGGGAGTTGAAATCCCTGTAGAGGAAGTGCCCATTGTTCAAAAAAGCATAATAGAAAAATGCTATAGGACAGGTAAACCTGTTATCACAGCAACCCAAATGCTTGATTCGATGATAAGAAATCCAATACCTACACGAGCAGAGGCAAGCGACATAGCAAACGCCATATATGACGGCACCAGTGCCATAATGCTGTCAGGAGAAACCGCATCAGGAAAATATCCTATAGAAGCCCTTGAGGTCATGTGCAAAATAGCAGAAAAAGCAGAAAACTCAATGAACTATTGGAAAAGGTTTTCCAGCATGAACTACACTATGGCTTCAAGCACAACCAATGCAATCAGCCATGCAACATGTACTACTGCCATGGACCTGAATGCATCGGCAATAATTACCGTGACCCATTCAGGCCGAACAGCCAGGATGATTTCCAGGTTCAGACCTGCTTGTCCGATAATAGCTACTACAGTCTATCCCAAGGTGCAGCGTCAGCTCGCTCTGTCTTGGGGAGTTATACCATTTTTGGTTCCTGAAGTTTCCACAACTGATGAGATGTTTGATGTGGGTGTGGAAAAAGCAATAGAATCAGGCAAGGTTCAGAACGGAGATCTGGTAATAATAACCGCCGGTATACCAGTAGGAGTCAGCGGTACCACCAACCTGCTAAAGGTACACATAGTAGGCAGGGTTCTGGTTAAGGGTACTGGTATAAATATGGGACAGACAACAGGGGAGCTTTGTGTTGTGAGGGCAATAGAGGAAGCTGAAAAAACTTTCACAGACGGGAATATTATAGTTGCACCTTATACAAACAATGAAATGCTTCCGCTTCTAAAGAGAGCATCAGGAATAATCGTCGAAGAAGGCGGAGAAGGTTCACATGCTGCCACGATAGGTCTGACTCTTGAAATACCTGTTGTTGTAGGAGCGGAAAACGCAACCAAGATTCTAAAGAGCGGTTCTGTTGTTACTATAGATTCAAGTAAGGGTATTGTTTTCTATGGTTCTCCCCAATAA